One stretch of Thermanaerosceptrum fracticalcis DNA includes these proteins:
- the polX gene encoding DNA polymerase/3'-5' exonuclease PolX, whose amino-acid sequence MTKDQIADVLREIGVYLELTEDSPYKALAYKRAARTLLHWPHRKLPEDLGDIPGIGEKIAGTIREIQEKGESEQLDRLKKKVPPQILPLLRLPDIGTKVLRILIKEGYTDIAQVVEGARNRQIRKLPGLGAKTEKALLKGIEILEKGLEVMPIALAWPLAHELITILQEWPEVNKIALAGELRRGVEQVRSIDIILNLTTDSERLVQRLPSLNLFKEIKEQDKGKVFFETHFGVDVNLYTVPEEEWGYWLVYFTGSEVHFQRLEKLLPPEKKEFKQEREVYQSAGLPFIDPEVRETGEEISRVKEEGIRLVSDQDIKGDLHCHSTWSDGGSDIAELVSMAQQMGYEYLVITDHSQSLKIAGGLSQERLMAQRAEIEKIRGRLNNFTLLHGVEVDILKDGRLDYPDEILAGMDLVIASVHSHFRLDRYTMTERVSLALKNPHVDILAHPTGRLIGMRQPYELDVEAIIDLAAVTGTYLELNSSPDRLDLSPPYLEMAKARGVRICINTDAHNKDRLRDINLGVKTARRGWLSPEDIVNTRTSTDLLKLLEKRQ is encoded by the coding sequence GTGACGAAAGATCAGATTGCGGATGTTCTGAGAGAAATAGGTGTCTATTTAGAACTAACGGAAGACAGTCCTTACAAGGCCTTGGCTTATAAACGGGCAGCCCGGACCCTGCTCCACTGGCCCCACCGGAAGTTGCCAGAGGATTTGGGAGATATCCCCGGTATCGGGGAAAAAATAGCCGGCACCATCCGGGAAATTCAGGAGAAGGGCGAATCTGAACAGCTGGATAGATTAAAAAAGAAGGTTCCTCCCCAGATCTTACCGCTCTTACGTTTGCCCGATATCGGGACAAAAGTCTTAAGGATTCTTATCAAAGAGGGATATACCGACATTGCGCAAGTTGTAGAGGGGGCAAGGAACAGGCAAATCAGGAAATTACCCGGTTTAGGCGCAAAGACGGAAAAAGCCTTGCTAAAAGGTATTGAAATACTGGAAAAAGGTCTGGAAGTGATGCCCATAGCCCTGGCCTGGCCTTTGGCCCATGAACTTATTACCATATTGCAGGAATGGCCTGAAGTCAACAAAATTGCTCTGGCCGGTGAATTGCGCAGGGGTGTGGAACAGGTTAGAAGTATAGACATTATCCTGAACCTTACTACTGATTCAGAAAGGCTGGTCCAAAGACTCCCTTCTTTAAATCTTTTTAAAGAAATCAAAGAACAGGATAAAGGAAAGGTTTTCTTTGAAACCCATTTCGGGGTCGATGTAAACTTATATACCGTGCCCGAGGAGGAATGGGGTTACTGGTTAGTCTACTTTACCGGGTCTGAGGTCCATTTTCAAAGGCTCGAGAAACTACTTCCCCCAGAGAAGAAAGAGTTTAAACAGGAAAGGGAAGTATACCAGTCTGCAGGGCTCCCCTTTATCGACCCAGAGGTCAGGGAAACGGGAGAAGAAATATCCCGGGTGAAAGAAGAAGGGATAAGGCTAGTAAGTGACCAGGATATCAAGGGGGATTTGCACTGCCACTCCACCTGGAGTGATGGGGGCAGTGATATTGCAGAACTGGTAAGTATGGCCCAGCAAATGGGTTACGAATACCTGGTTATCACGGATCATTCCCAGTCCCTTAAGATTGCGGGAGGCCTCTCCCAGGAAAGATTAATGGCGCAACGTGCTGAAATAGAAAAAATACGGGGCAGGTTAAACAATTTTACTTTACTGCACGGTGTGGAAGTGGATATCCTAAAGGATGGCAGACTGGACTATCCTGATGAAATACTGGCCGGTATGGATTTGGTCATTGCTTCTGTACACAGCCACTTCCGGCTAGACCGTTATACTATGACGGAAAGGGTGAGCCTCGCTCTCAAAAACCCCCACGTGGATATATTGGCCCATCCTACCGGCCGGCTCATCGGGATGCGCCAGCCCTATGAACTGGATGTGGAAGCAATCATCGATCTGGCTGCAGTAACCGGTACTTATCTGGAACTGAACAGCAGCCCCGACCGTTTAGACCTGAGTCCCCCTTATCTGGAAATGGCTAAAGCCAGGGGCGTAAGGATTTGTATAAACACGGATGCCCATAATAAAGACAGGTTAAGGGACATAAACTTGGGCGTTAAAACTGCCCGCCGTGGCTGGCTCAGTCCTGAGGATATTGTCAATACTAGAACAAGTACTGATCTGCTAAAACTGCTGGAAAAAAGGCAATGA